TTAAGGCTTTCTACCTCTACGACGGGGACCTTTGCCTCCAGAAGCCGACTTAGCGTTTTTTTCAACTCCACCCCTCCTAACCGGAACAGAGCCCTTCTCGGGCCTAACGAGACAGGTTTCTCCAAAACCTATCAGATCCTCCCTGCCGCACATCCTCAAAGCCTCCAGAACAAGCTTTCGATTTTCCGGCCTGTTGTACTGGAGAAGGGCCCTCTGAAGGGCCTTCTCGTGGCCGGTTTTAGCCACGAATATGCCCCTCCCTGTGGAGGGATCGATCTCGGTATAGTACATACAGGTCGAAAGGCTCCCTGGAGTCGGTATAAAATCCTGGACATGATCGGGCACGTGGCCTAAATCCCTCAGTAACTCCGCCAATGCCACGGCATCCTTCAAAGTGGCCCCAGGATGGCTGGATATGAGGTAGGGAATTAGAAACTGCTTCTTGTTGATTTTGGCGTTGATCCTGTCGAAGATAGCCTTAAACCGCAAAAAGACCTCTATCGAGGGCTTTCCCATCAGCGACAGCACCGAAGGAGAACAGTGCTCCGGGGCCACTTTAAGTATACCGCTGACGTGATCTCGGCAGAGCTCCTCCAGGAACTCCCTGTTTTTTCCCGCAAGGATATAGTCGTACCTTATACCAGACCGGATAAACACCTTCTTAACCTTAGGCAACCCCTTCAGCTTCCTTAAGAGATCCAGATAGTCCGAGTGGTCACAGTCGAGACCGGGACAGGGCTCTGGAGCCATACAGGACCTATGGACACAGGTTCCCTGAGAGAGCTGTTTTTTACAGGAGGGATGGCGAAAATTGGCAGTAGGCCCGCCGACATCGTGGATATACCCCTTGAAAGAGCCCATCTCGGTGAGCTTTTTGGCCTCCTCCAGGATCGACCGGTGGCTCCTTGCCTGGATTATCCTGCCCTGATGGGCCACGATAGCACAGAAGGAACAGTCGCCGAAACAGCCTCTATGGCTCACTATGCCAAACCGGACCTCCTCTATGGCCGGGATCCCTCCGGCATCGTCGTACATGGGATGGGGCTCTCTGGTGTAGGGAAGGTCGTAGACGTGGTCCATCTCATCGGTGGACAGAGGCAGGGCGGGAGGGTTCTGGACCACCACCCTGTCCCCGTGGGGCTGACAGACTGTCTTTCCTCTGATGGAATCCTGCTCCCTGTCCCACAGGTCAAAGGCCCTGGCGAAGGCCTTTTTGTCCCGCACCACCTCGTCGAAGGAGGGAACCACCACCGAGCCCTCAGGAGATTCGGTGGACCTGTGACAGGTACCTCTTATCCCGGTGAGACTGGAGACGTCCTCTCCGTCTCTGAGCCTCTCGGCTATCTCCTTGATCTGCCTCTCCCCCATGCCGTAGATCAGCAGGTCCGCCCTGCTGTCGATCAAAATAGATCTACGGACCTTGTCGGACCAGTAATCATAGTGGGCCATCCGACGAAGGCTGGCCTCTATACCGCCTATGACGAGGGGAATCTCCCCCCATAACTCTCTCACTATGTTGCAGTAGACTATAGTCGCCCTGTCGGGTCTGTGACCGACCTCTCCACCAGGGGAATAGGCGTCGGTCCGCCTTTTGTTCCTGGCGGCGGTTAGCTTGTTCAGCATAGAATCCATATTTCCCGCCGACACCAGAGCCCCTAGCCTTGGACGGCCCATGGATAGAAAATCCTCCCTGGTGCGCCAATCGGGCTGAGCGGCTATTCCCACCTTAAAACCCCAGGACTCAAGGCAACGGCAGATCACCGCCGGGCCAAAGCTAGGGTGGTCCACGTATCCATCTCCGCTAATGTAGAGAAAGTCCAGCTCCGACCAGCCTCTTAGATCCATATCCCGTCGATTTACGGGCAAAAAACCCCCACTAAGCGCCATATTCATCCCCCCATAAAAGGGCCTCCCAAAGGGCGTTCGCTATCCTCATGCCCTTTGGGGTGAGCCTTACAACCGGGCCATCCCTCTCTATACAGGAGGCAGGAAAACCGGCTAAACAGCCCTGAAGCCTGCGGTACAGATCCTGGCCAAAATCCTCGGCGAACCGGTCAAGATCCAGGCCAAAAGAGGTCCGAAGGGCCAGTATAGCCCTCTCCGACCCTTTTGCGGCCCCCTGAATCCTTTCGGTATAGGTCAGGGCTAACGAATCGTTCAGAGCCTCAGAGTAATCCCCAAGATCCCTGTGATTCTCGTATCTGAGGCCACCTAGATATCCCCAGGCACCGGGCCCCAGGCCGAGGACCTCTCTGCCCGTCCAATAGGCCATGTTGTGCCTGCTCCACCGCCCCTCCTTGGCGAAGCTGGCTATCTCGTACTGGAGATAGCCCTTTCTAGGCAGATACCACTGTGCCCAGCGGTAGTGACCGTATCCGTCGAGCACCTGGGAGGGAGGGGTCTCCCCCCAGAATGACTGGGGTTCTATGGTCAGCTGATAAAGGGACAGATGGTGGGGTCCAAGCTCGACCAAGGCCGACAGGCTCCTGTGCCACTTTCTGACCGACTGGCCCGCCAGGCCGAACATCAGATCGGCACTGACCTCGAAGCCGGCGGCCATACAGGACTGAACCGCCCATATAGCTCTCTCCACGCCGTGAAGTCGACCGAGCCATTTAAGCTCACCGTCGTCCAAGCTTTGGACCCCAACGCTCACCCTGGTGACACCTCTATCCCTCCA
The uncultured Dethiosulfovibrio sp. genome window above contains:
- a CDS encoding YgiQ family radical SAM protein; protein product: MALSGGFLPVNRRDMDLRGWSELDFLYISGDGYVDHPSFGPAVICRCLESWGFKVGIAAQPDWRTREDFLSMGRPRLGALVSAGNMDSMLNKLTAARNKRRTDAYSPGGEVGHRPDRATIVYCNIVRELWGEIPLVIGGIEASLRRMAHYDYWSDKVRRSILIDSRADLLIYGMGERQIKEIAERLRDGEDVSSLTGIRGTCHRSTESPEGSVVVPSFDEVVRDKKAFARAFDLWDREQDSIRGKTVCQPHGDRVVVQNPPALPLSTDEMDHVYDLPYTREPHPMYDDAGGIPAIEEVRFGIVSHRGCFGDCSFCAIVAHQGRIIQARSHRSILEEAKKLTEMGSFKGYIHDVGGPTANFRHPSCKKQLSQGTCVHRSCMAPEPCPGLDCDHSDYLDLLRKLKGLPKVKKVFIRSGIRYDYILAGKNREFLEELCRDHVSGILKVAPEHCSPSVLSLMGKPSIEVFLRFKAIFDRINAKINKKQFLIPYLISSHPGATLKDAVALAELLRDLGHVPDHVQDFIPTPGSLSTCMYYTEIDPSTGRGIFVAKTGHEKALQRALLQYNRPENRKLVLEALRMCGREDLIGFGETCLVRPEKGSVPVRRGGVEKNAKSASGGKGPRRRGRKP
- the hemW gene encoding radical SAM family heme chaperone HemW, giving the protein MKTRAEMVSIPDDVSFREGLSRPLSVYIHVPFCRSKCPYCAFNSSVPSGDQVELYLSSLSRESELWRSFTVEKPSVRTIYVGGGTPSVLSVGQWETLFELISRSFDLGDLEEFSVEANPESLTCDHLALWRDRGVTRVSVGVQSLDDGELKWLGRLHGVERAIWAVQSCMAAGFEVSADLMFGLAGQSVRKWHRSLSALVELGPHHLSLYQLTIEPQSFWGETPPSQVLDGYGHYRWAQWYLPRKGYLQYEIASFAKEGRWSRHNMAYWTGREVLGLGPGAWGYLGGLRYENHRDLGDYSEALNDSLALTYTERIQGAAKGSERAILALRTSFGLDLDRFAEDFGQDLYRRLQGCLAGFPASCIERDGPVVRLTPKGMRIANALWEALLWGDEYGA